Proteins encoded together in one Spirochaetota bacterium window:
- a CDS encoding NADH-quinone oxidoreductase subunit L, which yields MHELIWIIPALPFAGFALLALSWKRLPRGLCAAIGSGSVGLSALGVLALAPGFVASGGEGAITRVLWNWLSVTGFSATVSLRVDALSLAFMFIITFVGFLIHVYSAEFIRDDEGHGRFFAYLNLFVGSMLVLVMADDLMLLYLGWEGVGLCSYLLIGFWYRESANGAAARKAFLITRIGDTAMIGALFIFVTSFSTLNIQEILGRAAAEWTGVPTIAVIAAFLLLGGAVGKSAQLPLQTWLPDAMAGPSPVSALIHAATMVTAGVYLVARTHTIFELAPQAQAAVACIGAATLLLAGFSAMAQTDFKRILAYSTISQIGYMFLALGVGAWSAAVFHFMMHAFFKALLFLGAGAVIVAMHEEHDIFKMGGLRKSMPVVFWTFLAGASSLAALPFVTDGFYSKDLILLYAWAGPGGSPWLWGAGILGAFVTAAYTFRMVFTVFFGDEKKKPRYAPGLLMLVPLSVLGVLSLVAGFVELPESMGEIHLVSDTLSHALPATPPAALDPATGHLLEAAAVAATLAGIALAWLLYLRFPGAVTKLVSTRVGAVCRKFFLAGWGFDALYDFLIVGPFEKLARVNKNDVLDLIYTGAAGLSMRAGALLSLFQNGRLRRYALWIAAGAILFLGMVIAV from the coding sequence ATGCACGAGCTTATCTGGATAATCCCGGCGCTCCCCTTCGCCGGATTCGCGCTACTGGCCCTCTCCTGGAAGAGGCTCCCGCGCGGCCTATGCGCAGCGATAGGCTCCGGGAGCGTAGGGCTCTCGGCGCTGGGGGTTCTCGCGCTTGCGCCCGGCTTTGTCGCGTCGGGCGGGGAGGGGGCGATCACGCGCGTCCTCTGGAACTGGCTCTCGGTAACGGGATTCAGCGCGACGGTGTCATTGCGGGTGGACGCGCTCTCGCTCGCCTTCATGTTCATCATCACCTTCGTGGGCTTCCTCATCCACGTCTACTCCGCCGAATTCATCCGCGACGATGAGGGACACGGGCGCTTCTTCGCGTACCTGAACCTCTTCGTGGGATCCATGCTCGTCCTCGTGATGGCCGACGACCTGATGCTCCTCTACCTGGGATGGGAGGGGGTGGGGCTGTGCAGCTACCTTCTCATAGGGTTCTGGTACCGTGAATCGGCGAACGGCGCGGCGGCGCGAAAGGCGTTTCTCATAACGCGCATCGGCGATACGGCGATGATCGGCGCGCTCTTCATCTTCGTGACGAGCTTCTCGACCCTGAACATCCAGGAGATACTCGGCAGGGCCGCGGCGGAATGGACGGGCGTTCCCACGATCGCGGTCATCGCGGCCTTCCTCCTGCTGGGGGGCGCCGTGGGGAAATCGGCGCAGCTTCCCTTGCAGACGTGGCTTCCCGACGCGATGGCGGGCCCGTCCCCCGTGTCCGCGCTCATCCACGCGGCGACCATGGTGACCGCGGGCGTGTACCTCGTGGCCCGCACCCATACCATCTTCGAGCTCGCGCCGCAGGCGCAGGCGGCCGTCGCGTGTATCGGCGCAGCCACCCTTCTCCTCGCGGGATTTTCCGCGATGGCGCAGACGGACTTCAAGCGCATCCTCGCGTATTCCACGATAAGCCAGATCGGCTACATGTTCCTCGCGCTGGGCGTGGGGGCGTGGTCCGCCGCGGTCTTCCATTTCATGATGCACGCGTTCTTCAAGGCGCTCCTCTTCCTGGGCGCGGGCGCGGTCATCGTCGCGATGCACGAGGAGCACGACATCTTCAAGATGGGCGGGCTCCGGAAATCCATGCCCGTCGTGTTCTGGACTTTTCTCGCGGGTGCGTCCTCGCTCGCCGCGCTCCCGTTCGTCACCGACGGATTCTACAGCAAGGACCTCATTCTATTGTACGCGTGGGCGGGACCGGGCGGCTCCCCCTGGCTCTGGGGCGCGGGAATCCTGGGCGCGTTCGTCACCGCGGCATACACCTTCCGGATGGTGTTCACGGTGTTCTTTGGCGACGAGAAAAAAAAGCCGCGTTATGCGCCAGGCCTGCTCATGCTCGTTCCGCTTTCGGTGCTGGGTGTCCTCTCGCTCGTCGCCGGGTTCGTCGAGCTTCCCGAATCGATGGGCGAAATTCATTTGGTGTCCGATACTCTCTCGCACGCGCTTCCCGCGACGCCGCCCGCGGCGCTCGACCCCGCAACGGGCCACCTGCTCGAGGCCGCGGCCGTCGCCGCGACCCTTGCGGGAATTGCGCTCGCGTGGCTCCTCTACCTGCGCTTCCCCGGCGCGGTGACGAAACTCGTGTCCACGCGCGTCGGCGCTGTCTGTCGAAAATTCTTCCTTGCGGGCTGGGGGTTCGACGCGCTCTACGATTTCCTCATCGTGGGGCCGTTTGAGAAGCTCGCCCGCGTCAATAAAAACGACGTTCTCGATCTGATATACACGGGCGCCGCCGGGCTATCGATGCGCGCGGGCGCGCTCCTCTCGCTCTTCCAGAATGGGCGCCTGCGCCGTTATGCGCTATGGATAGCCGCGGGCGCGATACTATTCCTGGGCATGGTGATTGCGGTATGA
- the nuoK gene encoding NADH-quinone oxidoreductase subunit NuoK translates to MNTVPFSHLLILAGTLFALGLLGLLARRNVLFMLMSIEIMLNAAGLAFVAGGARWGQADGQAMFIFILTMAAAEVSVGLALILQVYRHFKTVDADAAGTMRG, encoded by the coding sequence ATGAACACGGTACCCTTCTCGCACCTGCTCATACTCGCGGGGACGCTCTTCGCCCTGGGGCTCCTGGGACTCCTCGCGCGCAGGAACGTCCTGTTCATGCTCATGTCCATCGAGATAATGCTGAACGCCGCGGGGCTCGCCTTCGTGGCCGGGGGCGCGCGATGGGGACAGGCCGACGGGCAGGCGATGTTCATCTTCATTCTTACGATGGCTGCGGCCGAGGTCTCGGTGGGGCTTGCGCTCATACTTCAAGTGTACCGTCACTTCAAGACCGTGGATGCCGACGCCGCGGGGACGATGCGAGGATAA